The DNA window GGTCCGGGGCGCGGTGGTCGTGCTCGTCGAGCGGCTGCCGTTCGTCACGCTGCTGCTCCGCGCCCGCGGCAACACCGAGGTCGAACGCGCGGCGCTCGCCCGGCGGCGGCAGTTCGACCGCATCGTCACCGACCTGGTCCGGCAGGCCGAGGCGGAGGGGGACATCCGCCCCGACGTGGACCCCGCCGTGACCAGCCGCCTGCTGTTCGGCATGGTGAACTCGCTCGTCGAGTGGTACCGCCCCCGAGGCCTCTCTCCCGAATCCCTGGCCGACGCCGTCTGCAAGGTCGCCTTCGACGGCATCACCACAGGTCGCGCGCCGAAATAAGGCAACTGAGGCCGGATCTAAGGAGCCGGTCCCATGGCTGGGCACCCGGTCACGAACCCACGATGCTGGTATGGCGACGATCAACGACGAGTACGTCATCGGCCACACGACGTCCGAGCTGCTCCGGATTGACCAGCAGGCGAAGCTGTTGGAGCCGGCGACCCGGGCGATCATGCAGGTCGCCGGGCTGCGGCCCGGCATGCGGGTGCTCGACGTGGGCACCGGGCTCGGCGACGCCGCGCTCACCGCGGCCGAGCTCGTCGGCCCAGACGGGCAGGTCGTCGGCGTCGACCGGGACGCGGAGGCGCTGAGCCAAGCCCGCGAGCGCGCCCGAGCCCGCGGCCTCGACAACGTCCGGTTCGAACAGGG is part of the Tenggerimyces flavus genome and encodes:
- a CDS encoding TetR/AcrR family transcriptional regulator, producing MKTAARRGRPGYDLESLLVVAVDLFNERGYDGTSMEDLARRLGVTKAAIYHHVSSRDELLRLATDRALDGLFEVADEVSGASGPALARLERLVRGAVVVLVERLPFVTLLLRARGNTEVERAALARRRQFDRIVTDLVRQAEAEGDIRPDVDPAVTSRLLFGMVNSLVEWYRPRGLSPESLADAVCKVAFDGITTGRAPK